Proteins co-encoded in one Sulfurimonas sp. HSL1-2 genomic window:
- the glmU gene encoding bifunctional UDP-N-acetylglucosamine diphosphorylase/glucosamine-1-phosphate N-acetyltransferase GlmU has protein sequence MHTHPLSVIILAAGKGSRMKSQTAKVLHPVSGRPMLYHSIKAAKAISDDVTIVVAHQKEDVIEAIGALFDEITFAVQDIAQFPGTGGALMGIKPKHEKVLVLNGDMPLVTAEALKGFLEADADIIMSIFDLEDPSGYGRVVLSDAGVERIVEEKDATPEELAITHVNAGVYCFKRDVLAECLPRLNNHNAQEEYYLTDIIEMARDEHRKVLPLLIDEEHFKGVNSRADLEAADVIMQRRIKTAWMKAGVTMQLADTIYIEEGVVFKGECTVENGVRVTGTSSIENSHIKAHSVVEDSVMIDSDCGPMAHLRPGSELYGTHIGNFVETKKATLRGVKAGHLSYLGDAEIDEGTNIGAGTITCNYDGKSKYKTKIGKNVFVGSDTQIVAPCEIEDNVMIAAGTTVTGTKIDSGVLVVSRTPMKIVKNFYHKFFGKAKS, from the coding sequence ATGCATACACACCCTCTTTCCGTTATCATTCTCGCCGCCGGCAAAGGGAGCCGGATGAAATCGCAGACGGCCAAGGTCCTGCACCCCGTCAGCGGACGCCCGATGCTCTACCACAGCATCAAGGCCGCCAAGGCGATCAGTGACGACGTCACCATCGTCGTCGCCCACCAGAAAGAGGATGTGATCGAGGCCATCGGCGCACTCTTCGACGAGATCACCTTCGCCGTCCAGGATATCGCGCAGTTTCCCGGGACCGGCGGGGCCCTGATGGGGATCAAACCGAAACACGAGAAGGTACTCGTGCTCAACGGCGACATGCCCCTTGTCACGGCCGAGGCGCTGAAGGGCTTCCTCGAAGCCGACGCGGACATCATCATGTCGATTTTCGATCTGGAGGACCCCAGCGGTTACGGCCGCGTCGTCCTCTCCGATGCCGGGGTCGAGCGGATCGTCGAGGAAAAAGACGCCACCCCCGAAGAGCTCGCCATCACCCACGTCAACGCCGGGGTCTACTGCTTCAAGCGCGACGTCCTGGCCGAGTGCCTGCCACGCCTGAACAACCACAACGCCCAGGAGGAGTACTACCTCACCGACATTATCGAGATGGCGCGGGACGAGCACCGCAAGGTACTGCCGCTGCTGATCGACGAGGAGCACTTCAAGGGGGTCAACTCCCGGGCCGACCTCGAAGCCGCCGACGTCATCATGCAGCGCCGCATCAAGACCGCGTGGATGAAAGCGGGGGTCACGATGCAGCTCGCCGACACGATCTACATCGAGGAGGGCGTCGTTTTCAAAGGGGAGTGTACCGTCGAGAACGGCGTCCGTGTCACGGGGACGAGCAGCATCGAGAACTCCCACATCAAGGCGCATTCCGTCGTCGAAGATTCGGTCATGATCGACTCCGACTGCGGACCGATGGCGCACCTGCGTCCGGGCAGCGAACTTTACGGCACGCACATCGGCAACTTCGTCGAAACGAAAAAAGCGACCCTGCGCGGCGTCAAAGCGGGGCATCTGAGCTACCTCGGCGACGCGGAAATCGACGAAGGTACCAATATCGGCGCGGGCACCATCACCTGTAACTACGACGGCAAATCGAAATACAAAACGAAAATCGGCAAAAACGTCTTCGTCGGCTCCGACACGCAGATCGTCGCACCCTGCGAGATCGAAGACAACGTCATGATCGCCGCGGGTACGACGGTCACGGGGACGAAGATCGACTCGGGCGTCCTCGTCGTCAGCCGCACCCCGATGAAGATCGTCAAAAACTTCTACCACAAGTTCTTCGGCAAGGCTAAATCATGA
- the coaBC gene encoding bifunctional phosphopantothenoylcysteine decarboxylase/phosphopantothenate--cysteine ligase CoaBC, with amino-acid sequence MTIPSDLLAGKRILLGVSGSIAAYKALELVRLYVKAGAEVKVVMTDAAKRFVTPLSFETLSRNEVLHSANESWASRHNHIQSAEDADLMVIAPASANTIAKLANAIADNLLLQCALAFPGVKLLAPSANTNMIKHPITQANLKMLGVANYEIVRTQTKELACQTTGDGAMAEPLELFWQSARLLLKNDFWSHRRVIVTGGGTVERLDDVRYLSNFSSGKMASALATALYLRGADVNLIATRFDDGLPETMHTLDVEGSEEMAEYLTDSIRVAKKGMMSKPSLITDEPIHLIQKAPYLFMAAAVSDYVPAHPQQGKLKKEALGAAWSPELVQNRDLIGSVDKEGIKSVAFKAEFDESSALENAKKALEAKNVDAICLNVLTASQGFGSDDNAITFISGQGEKVLPRSGKLTLSLQLLDEAEGL; translated from the coding sequence ATGACCATCCCCTCCGACCTCCTCGCGGGCAAACGTATCCTTCTCGGCGTCAGCGGCTCCATCGCCGCCTACAAGGCACTGGAACTCGTGCGCCTCTACGTCAAGGCCGGTGCGGAGGTCAAGGTCGTCATGACCGATGCGGCGAAGCGGTTTGTTACGCCGCTCAGTTTCGAGACCCTCAGCCGCAACGAAGTGCTGCACAGCGCCAATGAGTCCTGGGCATCGCGCCACAACCATATCCAGAGCGCAGAGGACGCGGACCTGATGGTCATCGCCCCCGCCAGCGCCAACACGATCGCAAAGCTCGCCAACGCCATCGCGGACAATCTGCTGCTGCAGTGCGCCCTGGCCTTCCCGGGCGTCAAGCTGCTGGCCCCTTCGGCCAACACCAACATGATCAAGCACCCCATCACCCAGGCCAACCTGAAGATGCTGGGCGTCGCCAACTATGAGATCGTTCGGACGCAGACCAAGGAACTCGCCTGCCAGACGACCGGCGACGGCGCCATGGCCGAACCGCTGGAGCTTTTCTGGCAGAGCGCACGCCTGCTGCTCAAAAACGATTTCTGGAGCCACCGCCGCGTCATCGTCACCGGCGGCGGCACCGTCGAACGCCTCGACGACGTCCGCTACCTCTCCAACTTCTCCAGCGGGAAGATGGCTTCCGCCCTCGCCACGGCGCTCTACCTCCGCGGTGCGGACGTCAACCTGATCGCAACCCGTTTCGACGACGGACTTCCCGAAACGATGCACACCCTCGATGTCGAGGGGAGCGAAGAGATGGCCGAGTACCTCACCGACTCCATCCGCGTCGCGAAGAAAGGGATGATGAGCAAGCCGTCGCTCATTACCGACGAACCGATCCACCTGATCCAGAAGGCCCCCTACCTCTTTATGGCCGCCGCCGTCAGCGACTACGTCCCGGCCCACCCCCAGCAGGGGAAACTGAAAAAAGAGGCCCTCGGCGCGGCCTGGTCGCCCGAACTCGTGCAGAACCGGGACCTGATCGGTTCCGTCGACAAAGAGGGGATCAAGAGCGTGGCGTTCAAAGCGGAGTTCGACGAAAGCAGCGCCCTTGAAAACGCCAAAAAAGCGCTGGAAGCCAAAAACGTCGATGCGATCTGCCTCAACGTCCTCACGGCTTCCCAGGGCTTCGGCAGCGACGACAACGCCATCACTTTCATCTCCGGCCAGGGCGAGAAGGTCCTGCCGCGCAGCGGCAAGCTCACCCTCTCCCTGCAGCTGCTTGACGAGGCGGAGGGCCTATGA
- a CDS encoding phosphatase PAP2 family protein, whose amino-acid sequence MNPKTLSYAIFGVGTALIILFYGPLDIAASQWAYARRDTWLKPLCATVSELGVITWWLVGALLLWFYLRYRSGNRYWADRVRFFFAAVAASGLAVIPLKLLFGKARPWMLYDENRYGFEWFAAPNAYGLHGFPSGHTTTAFAVATALSLIAPRFAPAFFVGALMVGLSRIGVLFHYPSDVVAGAMLGTITTLLLYNFDKITFKRH is encoded by the coding sequence ATGAACCCCAAAACGCTTAGTTATGCCATTTTCGGCGTCGGGACCGCCCTGATCATCCTCTTTTACGGTCCGCTGGACATCGCGGCTTCACAATGGGCGTACGCACGCCGCGATACCTGGCTCAAACCGCTCTGCGCCACTGTCAGCGAACTGGGCGTCATCACCTGGTGGCTCGTCGGCGCCCTGCTGCTCTGGTTCTACCTGCGCTACAGATCCGGCAACCGTTACTGGGCGGACCGGGTGCGCTTCTTTTTCGCCGCCGTCGCCGCCAGCGGCCTGGCCGTCATCCCCCTGAAGCTGCTCTTTGGCAAGGCGCGCCCCTGGATGCTCTATGACGAGAACCGCTACGGGTTCGAGTGGTTTGCCGCTCCCAACGCCTACGGGCTGCACGGCTTCCCCTCGGGGCATACGACGACAGCGTTTGCCGTCGCGACGGCCCTTTCACTGATCGCCCCTCGCTTCGCCCCGGCCTTCTTTGTCGGGGCCCTGATGGTGGGCCTTTCACGCATCGGCGTGCTCTTCCACTACCCCAGCGACGTCGTCGCCGGGGCGATGCTCGGAACGATCACCACCCTGCTGCTCTATAATTTCGATAAAATTACGTTCAAACGACATTAA
- a CDS encoding glycosyltransferase family 9 protein: protein MNVDTMRAIDRYAGIPLTFLGTLLTKTAGLLRSAPYQKPRNVLLVELSEMGSAILVDPAMRKLQSQIDGELYFVIFSKNKVSLQLLNTVKEENIFTIDEGGMVPLALSTLRFFKWCREKQIDSVIDLELFSRFTALMTGFSGATNRVGFHSFHNEGLYRGDFLTHKVAYNPHQHIAKNFVALVDALMSSEQQLPFTKRIIDDSEIAIAKTEVTETQKREVLEIIAEKYAGFDPEVNPVILVNSNASDLLPQRRWDRENYCEVIKKVLAYNDKAIVLLTGAPAEFDGAQALADCVNDARCINFAGGVKFLQLPHLYSVCAFMLTNDSGPAHFASITDMHTFVIFGPETPALYGSLGPTTPIFAGMACSPCVSAANHRKTPCSDNQCIKVITPEWVFETLKPKLDALA from the coding sequence ATGAATGTCGATACGATGCGTGCCATCGACCGCTATGCGGGCATCCCTCTTACCTTTCTGGGTACACTGCTGACGAAAACGGCGGGGCTCTTGCGCTCTGCCCCCTACCAGAAGCCCCGGAACGTCCTGCTCGTAGAACTCTCGGAGATGGGCAGCGCCATCCTCGTCGACCCGGCGATGCGCAAGCTGCAGTCACAGATCGACGGCGAACTCTACTTCGTCATCTTCAGCAAGAACAAGGTCTCCCTGCAGCTGCTGAACACCGTCAAAGAGGAGAACATCTTCACCATCGACGAAGGCGGCATGGTCCCGCTGGCGCTCTCGACGCTGCGCTTCTTCAAATGGTGCCGCGAAAAACAGATCGACTCCGTCATCGACCTGGAGCTCTTCTCCCGCTTTACCGCGCTGATGACCGGTTTTTCCGGGGCGACGAACCGTGTCGGTTTCCATAGTTTCCACAACGAAGGGCTCTACCGCGGCGACTTCCTGACCCACAAGGTCGCCTACAACCCGCACCAGCACATCGCCAAGAACTTCGTCGCCCTCGTCGACGCGCTCATGAGCAGCGAGCAGCAGCTCCCCTTCACGAAGCGCATCATCGACGACAGCGAGATCGCCATCGCGAAAACGGAGGTGACGGAGACGCAGAAGCGCGAAGTCCTCGAGATCATCGCCGAGAAGTACGCCGGTTTCGACCCGGAGGTGAACCCCGTCATTCTCGTCAACTCCAACGCCTCTGACCTGCTGCCGCAGCGCCGCTGGGACCGCGAGAACTATTGCGAGGTGATCAAGAAGGTCCTTGCCTACAACGACAAGGCGATCGTCCTGCTGACCGGTGCCCCCGCCGAGTTTGACGGCGCACAGGCCCTGGCCGACTGTGTCAATGACGCACGCTGTATCAACTTTGCCGGCGGCGTCAAGTTCCTGCAGCTGCCGCACCTCTACAGCGTCTGCGCCTTCATGCTGACCAACGACTCCGGCCCGGCCCACTTCGCCTCCATTACCGACATGCACACCTTCGTCATCTTCGGCCCGGAGACCCCGGCGCTCTACGGCTCCCTCGGACCGACGACCCCGATTTTTGCCGGGATGGCCTGCAGCCCCTGCGTCAGCGCCGCCAACCACCGCAAGACCCCCTGCAGCGACAACCAGTGTATCAAGGTGATCACCCCCGAGTGGGTCTTTGAGACCCTCAAGCCGAAACTGGACGCCCTCGCCTGA
- a CDS encoding lysylphosphatidylglycerol synthase transmembrane domain-containing protein, translating to MEHLKTAVKLVVTVVIFYFLLTFIDVGQLIAILAKSHGGYILIAFAAQMASTFLAAYRWRLIMKELGFKEKVSFYVQSYFKGTFFNQVLPGSIGGDATRMIDLVQKGYEKKDAFYGIFVDRVVGLVGLLVLNLVSNVLFYGTFPQWLFNLINLITLGGIAGFILMLNLDKFTFLANLKGLDLFHRLGLRMARLYHSRLLLLKHIGISVVVHLFTVVAIYFLALSVDVWTGLGIFLVAVPPVFLLTIVPISLAGWGVREGAMVGILMLVGLAKAKILAISILYGILLILTALPGAWFWNRAKHTTSLKENA from the coding sequence ATGGAACACCTCAAAACCGCCGTCAAGCTCGTCGTTACCGTCGTCATTTTCTACTTTCTGCTCACCTTCATCGACGTGGGCCAGCTCATTGCGATCCTCGCCAAGTCCCACGGCGGCTACATCCTGATCGCCTTTGCGGCACAGATGGCGAGCACCTTCCTCGCCGCCTACCGCTGGCGGCTCATCATGAAGGAACTCGGGTTCAAAGAAAAAGTCTCTTTCTACGTACAGAGCTACTTCAAAGGCACCTTCTTCAACCAGGTGCTCCCCGGCAGCATCGGCGGCGACGCGACGCGGATGATCGACCTCGTCCAGAAAGGGTACGAGAAAAAAGACGCCTTCTACGGCATCTTCGTCGACCGGGTCGTCGGCCTCGTCGGGCTCCTCGTGCTGAACCTCGTCTCCAACGTGCTCTTTTACGGCACCTTCCCACAGTGGCTCTTCAACCTGATCAACCTGATCACCCTCGGCGGGATCGCGGGCTTCATCCTGATGCTCAACCTCGACAAGTTCACCTTCCTGGCCAACCTCAAGGGGCTTGACCTCTTCCACCGACTGGGCCTGCGGATGGCGCGGCTTTACCACTCCAGGCTGCTGCTGCTCAAGCATATCGGCATCTCGGTCGTCGTCCACCTCTTTACCGTGGTGGCCATCTATTTCCTCGCACTCAGCGTCGACGTCTGGACGGGGCTGGGGATCTTCCTCGTCGCCGTACCGCCGGTCTTCCTGCTCACCATCGTGCCGATCTCCCTCGCCGGCTGGGGGGTCCGCGAAGGCGCCATGGTCGGGATCCTGATGCTCGTGGGTCTTGCGAAGGCGAAGATCCTCGCCATCTCCATCCTCTACGGGATCCTGCTCATTCTCACGGCATTGCCGGGGGCGTGGTTCTGGAACCGTGCCAAACACACCACTTCACTAAAGGAAAATGCATGA
- a CDS encoding phosphatase PAP2 family protein, protein MNKKILCIPAAAWGAMAVTALLLYLFPQVDIAVSSLFYSPETGFEQGGTLWERFIYHSVGVVLTAVYVGALLLWLYNRVSGRALLAFNGRKLLYIALVAALGSGIFVNLVLKQNWGRPRPDQTTLFGSDRQFTPAFVMSDQRGKSFSSGHTSGAFAPLALIFLARRHRKSVAFAVLVYGTAVSVARIAAGGHFFSDVLVSIMIMYIVSGVLYARLFGCDGVSNTKG, encoded by the coding sequence ATGAATAAAAAGATACTCTGCATTCCGGCGGCCGCGTGGGGAGCGATGGCCGTCACTGCACTGCTCCTTTACCTTTTCCCGCAGGTCGATATTGCCGTGAGCAGCCTCTTTTACAGCCCCGAAACAGGCTTTGAACAGGGCGGCACGCTTTGGGAACGCTTCATCTACCACTCTGTCGGCGTCGTTCTCACTGCCGTCTACGTCGGGGCACTGCTGCTGTGGCTTTATAACCGCGTCAGCGGGCGTGCACTCCTGGCCTTCAACGGCAGGAAGCTGCTCTATATTGCACTGGTTGCGGCGCTGGGCAGCGGGATCTTCGTCAACCTGGTGCTCAAGCAGAACTGGGGACGCCCCCGCCCGGACCAGACGACCCTGTTCGGCAGCGACCGCCAGTTCACCCCGGCCTTCGTCATGAGCGACCAGCGGGGAAAATCTTTCAGCAGCGGCCACACCTCCGGGGCCTTCGCCCCGCTGGCGTTGATCTTCCTCGCCCGGCGGCACCGTAAAAGTGTCGCTTTCGCGGTCCTCGTCTACGGCACGGCGGTATCGGTGGCGCGCATCGCAGCGGGCGGCCACTTCTTCAGCGACGTGCTCGTCTCCATCATGATCATGTACATCGTCTCCGGGGTGCTGTACGCACGTCTCTTCGGCTGCGACGGCGTATCGAACACAAAAGGGTAG
- a CDS encoding phosphatase PAP2 family protein, with product MIKVAAAIPLWGWTAMAVISLFFLLFPQADLSVASLFYVPSGGFPAAKSFWEQVLYYSVPYGLMVLYGAAALLWLFNAVFNRNVMRFTGRKLLYVLLVLGIGSGLIVNALLKEHWGRARPAETIVFGGHKTFSPAFVPVSGQVGNSFSCGHASGAFALLAFARLARRRRLWSMLVLGYGAVVGVARMAAGGHFLSDVAVSFFIMYIVTELLYAILFPPKETP from the coding sequence ATGATCAAAGTGGCAGCAGCGATCCCCCTGTGGGGATGGACGGCTATGGCCGTCATTTCTCTTTTTTTTCTCCTCTTCCCACAGGCCGATCTCTCGGTCGCATCCCTTTTTTACGTGCCTTCCGGCGGCTTTCCCGCGGCGAAAAGTTTCTGGGAACAGGTACTCTACTACTCCGTCCCTTACGGCCTGATGGTCCTCTACGGCGCTGCCGCACTCCTCTGGCTCTTTAACGCCGTGTTCAACCGCAATGTTATGCGTTTCACGGGCCGGAAACTGCTCTACGTGCTGCTGGTGCTCGGCATCGGCTCCGGGCTCATCGTAAACGCCCTGCTCAAGGAGCACTGGGGGCGGGCCAGACCGGCGGAGACAATCGTGTTCGGAGGCCACAAAACGTTCTCCCCCGCCTTCGTACCGGTGTCGGGGCAGGTGGGCAACTCGTTCAGCTGCGGGCACGCCTCGGGAGCCTTTGCTCTGCTGGCCTTTGCCCGGCTGGCCCGGCGCCGCAGGCTCTGGAGTATGCTCGTCCTCGGTTACGGCGCCGTCGTCGGCGTGGCGCGTATGGCGGCGGGCGGTCACTTCCTCAGCGACGTGGCCGTCTCGTTTTTCATCATGTATATCGTAACGGAGCTGCTCTACGCCATCCTCTTTCCCCCAAAGGAGACTCCATGA
- a CDS encoding glycosyltransferase family 39 protein: MKLLRAHSPLWALIALFTLLRLAVIGHFGLGVDEAHYVLYGLYPALSYFDHPPLVGWTEWLFTALLGVNEFAARVPAVLIGAAATALLYFWLLRIFDSGRLALWGALALNASFLFNALFMMLMPDTLLFLFAIPVMITALKIEEHNRLGDWLLLGFLLGLSGLSKYTAVLFVAALLLYFAYRRRWDLFLTPKLLPAVLLAAAVVSPVLLWNIQNGWISFAYQSAHVAGSGGISLNAFAQSLGAQFGAYSPFLFPLAFYGLYRALKTPQNAPLFLSGVFGLTLMAFFTYNSFFARALPHWTALFYMLFVPIGTVMLLQKSRGWQRYAKSAVAVSGLLVLVLYAELRSPFIPLPDYKSLHRDLYGWDTIMRRAAGQITDPARQAAAVTNWSLASRALYYGRSYGIDTYLVDNRFDQFDLWQPETPEGRDLLFITTHDFKKGITPAMRCDSTEQAAIFDLNLNGRKVNTVTLTWCRGFKGAQ; encoded by the coding sequence GTGAAGCTTCTGCGCGCACATAGCCCCCTTTGGGCCCTCATCGCCCTTTTTACCCTGCTGCGGCTGGCCGTGATCGGCCATTTCGGACTCGGCGTCGACGAGGCGCACTACGTCCTCTACGGCCTCTACCCGGCGCTGAGCTATTTCGACCACCCGCCGCTGGTGGGGTGGACGGAATGGCTCTTTACCGCGCTGCTGGGCGTCAACGAGTTCGCCGCACGTGTCCCGGCCGTCCTCATCGGCGCCGCCGCGACGGCGCTGCTCTATTTCTGGCTGCTGCGTATTTTTGATTCCGGGCGGCTCGCACTGTGGGGAGCGCTGGCCCTCAACGCCTCTTTTCTCTTCAACGCGCTCTTCATGATGCTGATGCCCGACACCCTGCTTTTTCTCTTCGCGATCCCCGTGATGATCACGGCGCTGAAGATCGAGGAGCATAACCGCCTGGGCGACTGGCTGCTACTGGGTTTTCTGCTGGGCCTCTCCGGGCTCTCCAAGTACACGGCCGTCCTTTTCGTCGCCGCCCTGCTGCTCTACTTTGCCTACCGCCGCCGCTGGGACCTCTTCCTGACACCGAAGCTTCTGCCCGCGGTGCTGCTCGCCGCGGCCGTCGTCAGTCCGGTACTGCTCTGGAACATCCAGAACGGCTGGATCAGCTTCGCCTACCAGAGCGCGCATGTCGCGGGTTCCGGCGGGATCAGCCTTAACGCCTTCGCCCAGTCGCTGGGGGCGCAATTCGGCGCCTACAGCCCATTCCTCTTCCCGCTGGCGTTCTACGGGCTCTATCGCGCACTGAAAACGCCGCAGAACGCCCCGCTTTTCCTCTCGGGCGTCTTCGGTCTCACCCTGATGGCCTTTTTCACCTATAACAGCTTCTTCGCCCGCGCACTCCCACACTGGACGGCGCTCTTTTACATGCTCTTCGTTCCCATCGGGACCGTTATGCTGCTGCAAAAGAGCCGGGGATGGCAGCGCTACGCCAAAAGTGCCGTCGCCGTCTCCGGCCTTCTCGTACTCGTTCTCTATGCCGAGCTGCGTTCACCGTTCATCCCCCTGCCCGATTACAAGTCCCTGCACCGCGACCTCTACGGATGGGACACCATCATGCGCCGGGCCGCCGGACAGATCACGGACCCGGCACGCCAGGCGGCGGCCGTCACCAACTGGTCGCTTGCATCGCGCGCACTCTACTACGGCCGTTCCTACGGGATCGACACCTACCTCGTCGACAACCGCTTCGACCAGTTCGACCTCTGGCAGCCGGAGACCCCCGAGGGCAGGGATCTGCTCTTTATCACGACGCACGATTTCAAAAAAGGGATCACCCCCGCCATGCGGTGCGATTCCACCGAGCAGGCGGCCATCTTCGATCTTAATCTGAACGGCCGCAAGGTCAACACCGTCACGCTCACCTGGTGCCGCGGTTTCAAAGGAGCCCAATGA
- a CDS encoding glycosyltransferase family 39 protein, with protein MIRTYRQTALLILLFSGLFATVYNAFLPLHGDEAYYWLWSHHLQAGYYDHPPMIAFLIALTDLVSEAEWGVRLGNVLAMSVAGWVIFRLLEELRDARTGLWGVLIFTSVVLVHAGYTIMTTDSPLILFWSLALWSTYRVITRGLTIDFFLTGLFIGAMMLSKYTSVLYLMALLLFMLLRRRDLFVSWRTWMAIGVALVVVSPMLWWNYTHDWISFLFQLHHGGAKEHIMWNWAGELIGSQFAVFTPVFAGVLFYFLGKEKLFVQNDALFFLALMTVTPLLFFLYKSLHTHIELNYTAPAYISATVLTAYILSVRGMKRTFYTGLAVALTLSLVARAGLLFWLPVVQDRMYGNKEAVAMLERHRDADDALYANHLAIAALVTYYTPDHAPVRIPTPTRYSQYDMWDDNAPYGEGLYLAPEDKAAVLAERFEHVALLDTLTVQRGLKRTKTYYLYRVSGSR; from the coding sequence ATGATCCGAACCTACCGCCAGACCGCCCTGCTCATTTTACTGTTCTCGGGCCTTTTTGCGACCGTATACAATGCCTTTCTGCCCCTGCACGGCGACGAAGCCTACTACTGGCTCTGGAGCCATCACCTGCAAGCCGGCTACTACGACCACCCCCCGATGATCGCCTTCCTTATCGCCCTCACCGACCTTGTCAGCGAAGCCGAATGGGGCGTGCGGCTGGGCAACGTCCTGGCGATGAGCGTCGCCGGGTGGGTCATCTTCCGGCTGCTCGAGGAGCTGCGCGACGCCCGGACGGGGCTCTGGGGTGTGCTTATCTTCACCTCCGTCGTCCTTGTGCATGCGGGCTATACGATCATGACGACCGACTCGCCGCTGATCCTCTTCTGGTCCCTGGCGCTCTGGTCGACCTACCGGGTCATCACCCGGGGGCTAACGATCGACTTTTTCCTGACGGGGCTCTTCATCGGGGCGATGATGCTGAGCAAATACACCTCGGTCCTCTACCTGATGGCGCTGCTGCTCTTTATGCTGCTGCGCCGTCGGGACCTTTTCGTCTCCTGGCGCACCTGGATGGCCATCGGGGTCGCCTTGGTCGTCGTCTCCCCAATGCTGTGGTGGAACTACACCCACGACTGGATCAGCTTCCTCTTCCAGCTGCACCACGGCGGGGCGAAAGAGCATATCATGTGGAACTGGGCGGGTGAACTGATCGGATCGCAGTTCGCCGTTTTTACCCCGGTCTTTGCCGGCGTGCTCTTCTACTTCCTGGGCAAAGAGAAGCTCTTCGTCCAAAACGACGCCCTCTTCTTTCTTGCCCTGATGACCGTAACCCCCCTGCTCTTTTTCCTCTATAAATCGCTGCATACGCATATCGAGCTGAACTATACCGCGCCCGCCTATATCAGCGCGACGGTGCTGACCGCCTACATCCTCTCGGTGCGCGGGATGAAACGGACCTTCTACACCGGGCTCGCCGTCGCCCTGACGCTGAGCCTCGTCGCCCGCGCGGGACTGCTCTTCTGGCTGCCCGTCGTGCAGGACAGGATGTACGGCAACAAGGAGGCCGTCGCCATGCTCGAACGCCACCGCGACGCAGACGACGCCCTCTACGCCAACCACCTGGCCATCGCGGCCCTCGTCACCTACTACACGCCGGACCATGCCCCCGTACGCATCCCGACGCCGACCCGCTACAGCCAGTACGACATGTGGGACGACAACGCCCCCTACGGCGAGGGGCTCTACCTCGCGCCCGAGGACAAAGCGGCGGTCCTCGCGGAACGCTTTGAGCATGTCGCGCTGCTCGATACCCTCACCGTCCAGCGGGGCCTGAAACGCACCAAGACCTACTACCTCTACCGGGTTTCGGGCAGCCGCTAA